The genomic DNA GTTTGTGCAAAATTTCATTGCAAAACTCCCACGGGTAATACGATTTCCATCGTAGTTCTCGGGGAGTTCTTACACACTTACACTAGTCCTATAGGTTTAAAGTTTAAACACTAACAGTatgaaaaacattaaaaaagCAAATTGaaataagagttaaatgtcattttagttcgTGTGGTTTGGGTCATTATGCCTAAAATGGTTTAAAATTTAAAGTTTAAACACTGACAAAATGacgcaaaccacagggactaaaatgacatttcactcttgaaataaaaacaaaaattaaaccGGTCCAGTAAATGGGTTTAATTCCCACAAGgtggttttcccatatttattgggtttcctcctgaattggtgtataggcattatgcctagtgaagatggatatgatcgggtggttccgctggtgacacgatgatactccagtggtccgtcagtgatccaaatttgtcgttcaaaagaTGAATACAAGTTTTGTGCTAATTTGACTTGTACATCTTAACTCTACCGGAATGTTCAAAGGTCATAGTACAAGTCAACAATGCAGATAACGTGATTGGTGTGTGAGGACGAGAATCATTGAGGTGTAAAGTAGTAACATAATTACATACATACGTCCCGTAAAGCTCAAGCTTGTTATCCGCCATTATCGTCCTCAGCAGCTTCTCTCCGCTCACCGCCGACGCTCTGTCCACCGGATACTTCCCATCTCCGCCCGCTTTCGGCTTCATTTCATCACCAATTCATTCATTAATTGCAGACTTAACATTAAAAATGCATAATTGACGGACAAACAATTCAAAACAAATGATAGTAAGTTAGTCACTGTTACCCCAATAAATTCGAGCTCAATCTCTGGTGTGGTGGTTTGTGGTTCTTCAGTTGAATTGGTAGCGGCAAATGATAACATGGGTCTATTTCTGGTGAAGGATGAGGTGGATTTTGGGAATTTATTGCCGCCGGTGGTTGTTTCCGGTGATCGGAGCGGCAACGGGGAGAAATTCACGGCGAACGACATCTTTTCTAGTGTTTCTTCGAATACCTGATTGTGGACTTTCTGGAGCCACACTTTGTTTTTTCTTACATTTGGCTAGTTTTATACAAGCCCCTAAACTTATAGAAGAGTTGTGAGTTGACCCATACAACATGCATTATCAGTTTAGGGTTTTATGGGGATCTATATATCTCCTAGGAAACAACTAATGTTTATAAAAGAACCGAACGTTTAGGTCTGTAAACGAACGTTTATAAACTTACTTAGCGGAAAATGCGGCTTATGTTCATTTATAAAATAAGTGAACAAACATGAGCAAatatttttttgttcatttaactaaacaaacgGACATGAATACACGTTTTGTACGTTCGTGAACATGAACACACATTTtgttgttcatttatgttcgtaaaTGTTCATTTATTtacgttcatttatgtttgtataaGTTGCTAATAACTACATACGTAGTtagtagttatatttatataaatataaacataataaaatatataaataattagtAATTGGGCTTTTCAATGAAACTTAGGATAAGTAATCATTAAAGctactttatgtttatttgtatttatttgtGTCCATTTATGCTTGTTCATTTGTGTTCTTTTATGTTCGTTAAATTGTATGCGTTTAAATTTGTTTATTTACGTTAGTGAACACTTCGTTTAGATTTTAAATagacaaacataaatgaacatgcTTATTTTCTTAATGAACGGACATAAACCAAAAAAATTGTTCGATTATTTATTCGTGTTCGGATGAAGTTAAATGTACAAACACGAATATGACTTCATTCGTATTTGTTTGTTCGACAAGCCTACGAATGTTCATgaacttttgggtgaaaagttagtttgtgttcgtttatttaataaacataAGAACATGAACaacttgtttttctttttcatttaactaaacaaatgAGCATGAGCACACACTTTGTTTGTTAATGTTCATTTACATTCGATTATGTTCATACATTCAGTTATGTTCATAAATTTTGCCCCTAATGTAAACTTACAGtcatgccatcgttttagttttttttttttttttttttttttttttttttttttgacaaaactgtggtaatgttttgttttaattggttgactcggtgtaatttttattcgagTCAGACGGCTGCTTTATGGCTACGCTTATAAAAGAACTGAACGtttaggcctgtaaatgaacgtTCATAACTGTTCGTAAACTTACTTAGTGGAAAATGCGGTTtatgttcatttattaaataagtgaacaaacatgaacaaatattttattgttcatttaactaaacaaacgGATATGAATACACGTTTTGTTCGTTCATGAACATGAACACACattttgttcgttcatttatgttcgtaaatgttcgtttatttacattcatttatgtttgtataaGTTGCTAATAACTACATAcgtagttatatttatataaatataaacataataaaaatataaataattagtAATTAGTAGTTGGGCTTTTCAATGGAACTTAGCATAACTAATCATTAAAGCTActttatgtttgtttgtgttcatttgtgtcCATCTATGCTTGTTCACTTGTGTTCTTTTATGTTCGTTAAATTGTATGCGTTtaaatttgtttatttatgttcatTTACGTTAGTGAATACTTCGTTTAGAttttaaacgaacaaacataaatgaacatgaacatgctcattttcttaatgaacggacataaactaaaaaaaattgtttgattTGTTCGTGTTCGGATGAAGTTAAATGTACGAACACGAATATGACTTCGTTCGTATTTGTTTGTTCGACAAGCATACGAATGTTCATGAACTTTTCGGTGGAAAGTtagtttgtgttcgtttatttcATAAACATAAGAACATGAacaacttgttttttttttcatttaacaAAACAGACGAAAATGAGCACACACTTTGtttgttcatgttcatttatATTCGGTTATGTTCATACATTCAGTTATGTTCATAAATTTTGCCCCTAGTGTAAACTTACAGTCAtgccatcgttttttttttttttttgacaaaactgtggtagtgttttgttttaattggttgactcggtgtaatttttattcgtttCAGGCGGCTGCTTTATGGCTAGGCTTATAAAAGAACTGAACGTTTAGGTCTGTAAATGAACGTTCATAGCTGTTCGTAAACTTACTTAGTGGAAAATGCGTTTtatgttcatttattaaataagtgaacaaacatgaacaaatatttttttgttcatttaactaaacaaacgGATATGAATACACGTTTTGTTCGTTCATGAACATGAACACACATTTTGTTctttcatttatgtttgtaaatgttcgtttatttacgttcatttatgtttgtataaGTTGTTAATAACTAGATAcgtagttatatttatataaatataaacataataaaaatataaataattagaAATTGGGCTTTTCAATGGAACTTAGCATAACTAATCATTATAGCTActttatgtttgtttgtgttcatttgtgtcCGTCTATGCATGTTCATTTGTGTTCTTTTATGTTCGTTAAATTGTATGCGTTtaaatttgtttatttatgttcatTTCCGTTAGTGAACACTTCGTTTAGAttttaaatgaacaaacataagTGAACATGAACACGCTCATTTTCTTAATGAATGGATATAAACCAAACAAATTGTTCGATTATTTGTTCGTGTTCGGATGAAGTTAAATGTACAAACACGAATATGACTTTGTTCGTATTTGTTTGTTCGATAAGCCTACGAATGTTCATGAACTTTTCGGTGGAAAGTAGTTTGTGTTCATTTAATTATTAAACATAAGAACATGAACATTTTTTTATTTAGCAAAACAAACGAAAATGAGCACACACTTTGtttgttcatgttcatttatATTCGGTTATGTTCATACATTCAGGTATGTTCATAAATTTTGCCCCTAGTGTAAACTTACAGTCATGCCATTGTTGTagtgtttttttctttttgccaaaactatggtagtgttttgttttaattggttgactcagtgtaatttttatttgTGTCAGGCGGCTGTTTTATGGCTAGGCTTATAAAAGAACTGAATGtttaggcctgtaaatgaacgtTCATAACTGTTCGTAAACTTACTTAGTGGAAAATGCGGTTtatgttcatttattaaataagtgaacaaaaatgaacaaatattttttttgttcatttaactaaacaaacgGATATGAATACACGTTTTGTTCCTTCATGAACATTAACACACattttgttcgttcatttatgcaCATAAATGTTCGTTTATTTACGTTCATTTGTGTTTGTATAAGTTGTTAATAACTACATACGTAGTtatacttatataaatataaacataataaaaataaataattagtaATTGGGCTTTTCAGTGGAACTTAGGATAAGTAATCATTAAAGCTActttatgtttgtttgtgttcatttgtttccGTCTATGCATGTTCATTTGTGTTCTTTTATGTTacaccctcaaattccacatTGCGAAGtactaccgcgaggcgtgtgactgaccaggatccagccactaatcgtATTGAACAATCATAGTGATAAATCAGTTTTATCAAAAATACGATTAGTGACTAAAAAAGTCCATATCCAAAGTCTTATTTTTAAACAACGTTAACGataatagcggaagcataggtcAAACAGTTCAGTCAAAAGTTCAAAgttttaaaattattaaaaaccCGACACGGGTTACTGCGACCACTACACTTCCCAAGCTGCAAGCCCCTGCCATCACtgagtacctgcaaagcatgcagtagggtatcaacataaagttggcgagttcacgggTTGTCCAGCTTTTAATTCCATAAAACTTGTTTAAGTTTTTAAGTTACTCATTTAtatcatgccatggggagctaccccatatgtaGGTTATTAAACTATGTAATACTGAATACTTTGCGACCTCATGTTTCGTTgttgccccgtttgtcaatgtctatcatcattgatggTTTGCCAAGGTCTCTTAGTTCACGACTGATCCTCTccaggcacggtgtgaggttggtgaaacctaaatagcgctatcaactaataacccgttcgccaggccCCGACGACTAATCAGTATAAAAgtagggacttcgtgatagagtttcaCTAAGTACACTTGTTGCATCTATTACAAATAGTAATTAACCGTATTCCAAACCAGGAATAGTAAGCAATCCCTAAACCAGGGAAAGTGTTGTTTGTACTGTTCAACATATTCCAAACCAGGAATAGTAAGCAATCCCCAAACCAGGGAAAGTGTTGTttgttccgtttcccaaccaccgggaacgcgTGCTTTTAATAAagtatgtgaactcaccttggtttgtgatgtgctaaaagtggtcaaATAAATATTAACTAAATTAACCCTAAATTAGACacctaaattttaaatttataaaactaagactctctaatcTAGACCACACAACCGACAAGTGTGCCGGTcaatgcagtatagcctaagtaagtccgagtatcgatgtcacactcccaaaatccacatgcggagtatcaccgcatggggatgtgacatgaccaggatcaagccaccaatcatattgaacattgcaagtattaaataaaattcaacccatcaatataaaaggtggtcaaaaccaaacatagttaaagtatagcggaagcaaaattgtgaaaacccaaacatgagtataagttcataaagtgtaaatgtttaacatggaactcaacagtccatgttcccacaacgatcgtgcctcccgtgcaagctccaagagTACCtattgtcctgcaaggcatgtaacagagagtcaacaactagttgagcgagttcacattaAGCAAGTTCgaaatagtaagttcgttgcatcatcATGCGTCATTAACTAAGTCATTTGtgtgttcatttagtgggggcttcccatgtgtataTGTACTAGACCAGGGGCAaacataagtgttcttcttaacccaagaacagtagtacgtacgaggtttacgtaggttttacgtaagtgtccttcttaactcgaggacagtggtacgcgggggtttacgtaggttttacgtaagtgctcttcacaacccgaggcagtagtgagtattagtttacgtaggttttacgtaagcgtccttcacaacccgaggacagtgataattacaagtatacgtaggttttacgtatgggtccttcgcatccgaggacgatggtatatagtctagtaacagtgtaagtacaagtaattgttcaatcccattccttcaaatcccattccctacccaccgggaatcccatgccttggtaagagtgtgaactcaccttggtttgctcggcagaacacgaaaaggttacttgagctaagaggggtcaaccacgtcctaacatggttaccatacgagtcaggttttggTTCAAGTATTGCCCATAAGTTACACATAGTCTAACAGGTTCTCAACACGTATTGGTCATGGTAAACAGTTAATAGTCACGAGCATAACACATTCATACTTGTGCGATTCAAATATAAGCCCAATAGTAaacggcccaacatgttgtgcgatccacaacatgttgtgcgatccatcGTAAACCCGGCCCAATTAGTTAAGCAATCCAACAGCATACTAGGCCCAAACAATAAACATGAATCTTGTGCGGTCCGGATGGTCTTGTGCGACTGACCAATCCTTGTGCGTTTGGgattgggctttgaggcccaatcAACATAATAAAGTCCAACagtgtgtgtgtggcccaagacttgtgcgatcggtacgatcttgtgcgatccacaagtcttGTGCAATCATGCAAGCTCTAGTTGTACATTGCTACCTTATGTGTTTGTACCTATCTTGTGCGACTAGCCCTTGTGCGATTCaagggcttgtgcgatcagaacttgtgcgatcagatcagatcttgtgtgatctgatcttgtgcgattgggaGCTCGTGCGATCAGTTAAGTGATTCTCCTAAAATCATGCAATCAGTTATAACAATTTGAACAGTTTCATGTTTTACAATTATTCGATTAAATCAACATTAATTCAGTCAACAGTTTCCAAATCTTGTGCCAATCGATCAAACCAAAGGATTTGCCAATCAACTCGTATGAACCCTAACAATCATGTAACAACTCAACATCATCTTATCGAATCAATTAGTATGATtaacattgtcacacccccaaaatccacacacggagtatcaccgtgtggaggcatgactgaccaggatccagccaccaatcatattgaacaatataaactaagtaaataaaagtccaatccaatcaatataattggtgtcaaaacaattctaccaagttaaagttatcagcggaagcataaagtttaaaacccaaaacataagttaaaagttcataagtttaacatggaactcaactgtccatgtcccacaacgtccacgcctcctcgtgcaagctcctgaaatacctaacgacctgcaaggcatgtaacaaagagtcaacaactagttgagcgagttcacagtgtacagtttagtaattgtaacagtatgagtagcattatgttcgttcgttaaatcatgtctcgtattagtttccatcgcggccctctcggcatgtatgcgaagattagggaaaataTTCCCAattattctagactatgtatatttgtatcgctggccaccctggcatgtgtgcgaagattagtcataatatcgcggccaaccccggcatgtgtgcgaagatcagttcaattagtatactAGCCTAATCGTATCTTATcattacccttcctcaccctgaggaccatatcatttaATTCCAACATCTGAGcatgtacgaataaatcatccaaccccattcccaccctgggaaccccatgccttggtaagagtgtgaactcacctttggttgctcggttgaactcttaaaatagctaacggtcaggattggtcaatcacgtcctatttaTGGTTACCAAGTCTTAATCAGATTCGTATACAAGTATTTCACGTATTGGCACACATTACAGATCAAACAGCATACCAGGTATCACACATCACATAAGTACATGTATTTAACGCATGCAATACAACTCGTAACATCACATATAAGCACATGAACCGTTTATAATTTATAAcatagtaatatatatatatgtaaataaaTATGTGTGAGTGTCGTAATCCAAAGACCAAAAGCTAACAAAACACGCAGACAAATATAAAAACCTATCATGACAATATATAACACCTTAAATCACTTGATTCATGAATGCACTCATATTCAATTAAAACAACCTTTGTTTACTGGTTTTGATATTAAACTCCTCATGCAACTTTGACACAGCCTATAGCACATAAACAACAAACATCTATATTTCTTTTGCATCTATGCCCATCCCATCGAACAACACACTAACACAGCAAACAATTTCAAGATATACTTATAATACGACAAATATACATTACAACTTCCCCACTAAACCACATGCATACGTTCAATTTTTGAAGCCTTACACTCCATAACCGCCAACGATCGACCGAGCATGACATCCAAATCATCACATACGCCAACACTCATGCTTAAACCAAACATGTCGGTCCGTATCCGTGGTCTTATTATTATGCCGAAATCGAACCGAAACTATTATACAAACCTACTCCCTACGACTTCTGTCGTATAAAATATATagcacacatacatatatatatatacattcaaATACCCAGTTATGTATATATATTCTACAAAGGTTTACGATCACTAAATCATGTTCGCAagaatatatatacacatatcaACATGGTATTCTGTACATGTAActtcacaatttttttttccaATCCTTTGTTGTATACATATATATGAGCATGTATCTATAACCTCATCTTTGCCATTGTTCATATAGACAGATAGATATAGcatcacatacacacacacatgaaAAATCTAACTGTGATCACGAACCACGTCTCGAAACCGAACCGCAACAAGTCTATTACTGAATCTACggacgagagagagagaaatctTACCGGTGCTCGGTGGAGACTGAACTTGCCGGAGAAGACGATGGTGGTGGCCGGTTCGTCGTAGGATCTTGAGTGAGAAGGGAAGAGTTGCGACGGTGAGGAGGGGGTATCTGCCGTCACCAGCCGAATAGAGGAGAGGGTTGGGGTTTCGTGAATTATCTAATGGGTTTGGTGTAATATATAGTTTTTGGTGAAGGGTATGCAGAAGTTACGTAGCCCTCAAGCATATGGCCAAACACAATAGTGGGTCGGTGGTCATGGGATCTCTTTGAATTACCAAACTGGGCCGAGATCAAAGCAATACTTACCTATGTGCATGAAATTATTACCCACTAACCGGCCCACTATCAACTAACCAACCATCAAATACACATCTAAATATTGAAGGATCTGACTAATCGGCCCACTATGAGAGAATGGACTTGTGTGGCTTTGGGCCTAATGTAATCTATATGCATGGGCCAAAGTAATCTATGCAGCCCACATGTGTGCGAGTGAGTGTGGCCCGACACGTTCGCGGCCCAATGTGTAAGTGGTAGCCCAGTTTCATGCAGTTCCTATAAGTGGGCCCAACACTTAAACGGATGCCACCAAAATAAATCTCACATTCGATAAGTTCAATATAACAATAGCGTTAAAGGAGAGAATTATGAAAAGTAAGGATCACTAAATCAAACCAGCACTAACCTTGaaagtcgggttgtcacatcatccccaagtggaaagaaatttcgtcccgaaatttagcacgtggttactgaggaggctagttaagttgcgtggttttcctgattttcctagagtgtcacatcatccccccgttgattcggagtttcgtcccgaaattctgtagtagcttcagccttagtAGTGGTTACACTGTctccgaacaactggggatacctgagtttcatttgatcttctcgtttccaggtgaactctgggccacgacgggagttccaacgaactcgaacaagaggcatTGCATCAACCAATAGGCACCGGTTAGTACAAAGGCTAGCGAGAGGTTTACCATAATTAAGGTAACTGTCGTAGAGTCAAAGATGTGACTTTTGTAGTGCAAGGGGAAAAAGAGGTAAGGTGACAACTCAGTACAAGAAATATCCTTAAAACAATAGAATAAGAAAATCCATTCTAATTAAACCATATAAGTCACTACATCGAATATTCGCAAAAGTTTTAATCACCACGATTGTTTACACgaaaacaactgaaagaaaataactagataaacgaGTGGAAGACGAGTCAGTCGTCCACGTCTCCATCcccgaggtcactaccatcatcatcgtctccgTCATTATCTGGGACCTCCTCcggctcttcttcctcctcttcccgCTCTTCCTGCTCCTCTTCcggctcttcttcctcctcttccgccTCTGGCTCGGGAGGTGCCGGGACTGGGGCTGGCTCGGGTTCAGGTGCGAAGCGGGCTTCCTCCAACTGATGGACCCTCCAATTCATCATACCTAGCCTTTCGGCAtgcgagttaagcctttcatgatccactcgagcgtctctcagtatcagaccttgtacctcacgcccttttagggcttctgccttcaaATCAGTAGTTCTCCTATTAAGTTCCTGTATCTGCTTCTCCTGAGCTTCCACTCGCCCTCCTAGGGTAGCAACCTTTTttagtaatttctgattttgctccattaagacttggttttgttcTATTAAAATCCGGTTATAATCTCGGAGGGCCTTATTCACAGCAGACTCGACCTGGGCGCTGAGCGAGTTaactggtagtgcatgcgtaggCCGGGAGGACGACTCCCCGCCCTGCGCGAGTCTCTTCCTATAAGCCGCAGGCGTCTCCACCTGACGCGGGGGTGAGTGAGTAGcagcgggtgccttccctggcgcccggGATTGGTCGAAGGATGCGGACGGTGCAGACATGCCTGTCTAGTTGATGACGTAACGCAAGTTAAACGAAAGATTGCACA from Helianthus annuus cultivar XRQ/B chromosome 7, HanXRQr2.0-SUNRISE, whole genome shotgun sequence includes the following:
- the LOC110868020 gene encoding photosynthetic NDH subunit of subcomplex B 3, chloroplastic, which gives rise to MSFAVNFSPLPLRSPETTTGGNKFPKSTSSFTRNRPMLSFAATNSTEEPQTTTPEIELEFIGPKAGGDGKYPVDRASAVSGEKLLRTIMADNKLELYGTYGKLMNCGGGGSCGTCIVEVVEGKELLNERTNTELKYLKKKPESWRLACQTIVGNKENSGKVVIQRLPQQKKK